In the genome of Fibrobacter sp. UWB11, the window CCGTTTGCAGCAAGAACGCCACAGACGTAATCAAGATAAACGGATTTTTAAAGAGCTGTTTGATAATAGTACCTAGCAAAAATTAAACCAAAACGAAATATACAAAAGTTCGTCAAAACGCGAGAGCGTTCACCCAATAGCAAAAAGCGGTTATTGCCGAGAGTGGCGTCATCACGTATTTTTCTTTTTTACTTTTCGAAGCGAGATTGGCTAGGCAATTCATCGTCAAATAAACAGCCAAGGCAATTCCAACAACTTTGGTGACTTTATGAGAAAACCAAAGAGACATGTAACCACCGAGCTGTAAAAGCACGATGGCAAAGAAAACTTGCAAAAGCAACTGTGCAGCAAGCACAATGCGCAATTTTGCAGGGAAAACTTTAAATCGACCACCCAAGGTAAATGCGCCTAGCGGAGCCCCGAAAATCAAGGCAACACTCATCACAACGACAAGCATGAGTAAAACGGCACCGATTATTGCAGTCATAAAAACCTCCAGGAATTAGGTTAAATATAACTTCAAAAAAAGGAACCTATTAACGCCATAGATGTTTTGTCAATGAAAGATTTTACTTAAATAAGAACATCTCTACTTTTTCGAGGTATTTTATTATTACGTGCTGTAGCCATCAAAAATTAGGGGTCGCAATGAGTATGTTTTCAAAAATATTTAAAGCCTTGACATTTGTCCTTGCGTCATCAACTTTTTCTTTTGCCGCCTTGGCCGACAGCGCGTCCAAGTTTTTGGGCAACATTCCCGTTTTTGGTGAAATCCCCGAAGATTTTGGCACCTACTGGAACCAAATTACCCCCGAAAACGAATGTCTTTGGGGCCATGTCGAAAAAACGCGTGGTGAGTACGACTGGACGGGTTGCGACCTCGCCTATAACTGGGCAAGAAAGAACAAGGCTATTTTCTCGTTTCACACCCTGTTGTGGGGTTCGCAAAAGCCGCAGTGGTTGGGAAAGACTCTCGACGCTAGCGAAACAAAAAAGGCTTGGACTGATTGGATTGATGCGGTTAAAGAACGTTATCCCGACCTCGAAATGATTGAAGTGGTAAACGAAGCCGTCAAAATCAACAACAACAACTATCACTCTGGATATACCAACAGCAATCTGGTTGAAGCCCTTGGCGGCGATAGCGGAAACTACGAATTCGTGGTCACGGCTTTTAAAATGGCACGTGAACGCTGGCCCAAAGCCATCCTAATTTACAATGACTACAATACAATCCAATGGAATAAGGAGCTAGCCATAGACCTTGTTAAGAAAATCAAGGCCCAGGGTGCGCCGATTGATGCCTTTGGAATGCAGTTTCACGAAACAACCACACAAGGGAGCGGCAAACGCAAGTGCTTGCATTTCTCCGTCCTCAAACGCGCACTTAACGATGCACACGAACAAACAGGCCTTCCCATATACATTACACAATACGATGTCGGAGACAAGGACGATAATCTTCAGAAAAAGTGCTACATAGAGCATATTCCGCTCTTGATGGAAACAGAATACGTGAAGGGCATTACCCTTTGGGGCTACATTTACGGCAAAACTTGGTTGGAGGAGGGTAATTCCGGCCTTATTAAAAACGGCGTTGACCGCCCGGCAATGACTTGGCTCAAGGAATATTTCAAGGATTCGAGAGTTCGTCGCTATATGCTAGGCCTTGCCAACGGTGCAGAAAAACGTCTAGGTAATGTCATTGTCGATGGTCAATCCATTCCCGAAGATTATGAGGACTACTGGAATGAAATTACTACGGATAACGCGTGCACATGGATTGCCGTCGAAAAGGAACGCGGCAATTACGATTTTTCAAAATGCGACGCCGTTCATCAGTGGACTGTTTTAAATCGATGGGATACTCGCATGCCCTTCAAGTTCCGCAATCTGCTGAAAGGGACGCATTTGCCACATTGGCTGAATGGGCTCGACGTGAACGAAACCAAGGAAGCCATTACGGCTTGGTTTGACGCCGTTGCCAAGCATTATCCCGAAATTTACCAGATTGAAGTTGTCGATGGAGCGGTCCGTAATAGCACAGGTCACTATCATTCCGGATTTGATGCCTACAACAACGTAATTGAGGCTCTCGGCGGCGATGATGGCGACTACAAGTTTGTGGCCACGGCCTTCAATATGGCTCGTAAACGCTGGCCTTACGCTAAATTGATTTACAACGATTATGACGAAATGCGTTGGGAAAACGATCCGACGGTTAATCTCATTCTGAAACTTCAAGAACAAAATGCGGCTATCGATGCATTTGGATTGCAGGCAGCAAACTGGATGATCCAAGGTTCAGGCCCTGAGATAAAGTGCATTGCCGGGAGTACAATACGGGACGGCATTCAAAAAATTTACGACAAGATAAAGATTCCCTTGTTCATTACAGAATACAGCATCGGTACGGATGATGACAACCTTCAGAAGGCTTGCTTTGCAGAACATATTCCCGTTTTCATGGAATCGGAATATGTTGCGGGAGTCACTCTCTGGGGCTACATTTACGGGGAAACGCCGCGGATGAGCCCCACAAATACAGGCCTCATCAAAAATGGAAATAATCGCCCCGCTATGGACTGGCTTGAACAATATTTCATTAAGCATTGGGCAGACAGCAAGAACATGTGGCCCCTGGGCATTCCGACACACCCACTGGATTCGTTGGATTCAATCGCTTTGGAAAAACCGGAAGGCATTGGCGATAATGGCAGAAATTTCGGCAGCAAGCTTCGCCTAGAGCAGAGCACGCTGCAAAATTACGACGTGTTTGACGTGCAAGGCGTACGCTTGGGCAACCTTTCAGCCTATGGCTTTAGCGATGCATCAACAAGGTTCAAGTCCGCCAGCACCGTAAAAACCTCGGGCATCTACTTTTTGCGCAACCGCACCACAGGCAAAATGCAAAGCGTTAGAATCGCGAGATAATTTGCAATTTGCGAGACGATGTCTCGCAAATCTGTCATTTCGAAAACAAGTCGGAATGCGAACCCGTCGCCACAAGCGTTAAAGTTAAGATTCCTTGATTTTTTCTGTAGCACAACAACCAATCAGGACGAATATGGAGTTCTCGCGTACCATGAAATTCTCCAACTAATTCATGATCATGATATTTAGCATCCAAAGCCTGATCCGTTCGTAGCAGTTCAACTACGTCCTTAAGTTCCTGTAACGGGAGCCCCCTCTTTTGGCAAAGCTTGTACGATTTTTTAAAACGACTAGTCCAAATTACTTCGTATATCATTTGTCAAGGTCCGCCCACATTTCGTTCATATCCGTATATCGTTTTGTTTTCGGATCAGCCTCTAGGCGTTCCGCTTCGGCAACAGCCTCGCGTAAACCTTTAGGATATTCCGGATATTTCACTTCAAAGGGCAAACCTCGTTGCAGCACAACTTGGCGCAGGAACATGGATACCGCTTGAGACATGGAAAGGCCAAGCCCTTCCAACAAAGCTGTCGCTTGATTATTCAAATCAGAATCAATGCGAAAATTTTTTGCCACGGTACTCATGCTATCAAATATACATCGTTTGTAAAGCATTTGCAAGTATTTGATGGGTTTTATAGCGATATTATTCTTCATTTTAACTCCTTCCGCAGACATGCTGAAACTGCGGAGTTTAATGCTTTGCTCTTTTGAGCACTAAATAAATATAGTCTAAAAAAATTTCACTGTCAAGAGGATAGGTTAAGACTTTTTAGAGATGCTAAAAATGAATCATTGAACAAATCAATTGGCAAGGTACACTGGCGTACGCCTTACTCTAAATAATATGTTTAAGGCACCCTATCGCAAAGACAGGGGGTTTTGTGCATTAGGGCGGGTGGGCGGGGTAAGCCGGGCGTTGCGGGTGCGGCGACTGAGCACCCGCTAGAGAGGGTGGAGAGCAACGAAGTGCGAACCAGGGGGATACTTCCCCCTCCTATATAAAAGGACCGTACTTTTTGCACTAATGAGCACTACAAAATTTTCTGACAGGAAATTTTTACTACATTTCGAGCCATGAATCAAGAAACACCCGATACTACTCTAGGTTTATCTAACGTCAATCACCTAGAACGACTTTATGACGGCTGGTTCCTCGATTACGCCAGCTATGTGATTTTGGACCGTGCGGTCCCGTATTTTGAAGATGGGCTGAAGCCTGTCCAGCGCCGTATTTTGCATTCCATGTTCGAAAACCACGACGGACGCTACCAGAAGGTGGCAACGATTGTCGGTCGAACGATGGCTTACCACCCGCATGGCGACGCCTCCATCGGCGATGCTCTTGTGGGCCTCGGCCAGAAGAATTTGCTCATCGACACCCAGGGTAACTGGGGCAACCCCTACACGGGCGACCGCGCTGCAGCCCCCCGTTATATCGAAGGCCGCCTCACGCCGTTCGCTGTCGATGTCGTGTTCAACCCCGAAACGACGGAATGGATTCCGAGTTACGATGGCCGTAGTGAAGAACCGGTCACGCTCCCGGTCAAGTTTCCGTTGCTTTTGGCACAGGGCGTCGATGGTATTGCGGTCGGTCTTTCGACTTCCATCCTCCCCCACAACTTCCGCGAGCTCTGCGAAGCTAGCATTGCCTGCCTGCGCGGCAAGAAGTTCACGCTTTACCCGGACTTTTTCACGGGCGGCATCATCGATGTGACCGACTACAACGACGGTCAACGCGGGGGCAAGGTCAAGGTCCGCGCGAAGATTGAAAAGGTCGACAACAAGACGCTAGCCATCCGCGAAATCCCGTACGGCACCACGACCGTGAGCTTGATTGAAAGCATTGTCAAGGCAAACGACAAGGGCAAAATCAAGATCAAGCACGTGGACGACAACACGAGCCAGGGCGTCGAAATTCTCGTGCACTTGCAGCCGGGGACGGACCCGCAGGTCGCCATCGATGCGCTTTACGCCTTTACGGACTGCGAAAAGTCGCTCTCTCCGTGCACCTGCGTCATTATCGACAAGCACCCGAAATTTGTCGGTGTTTCTGACATCTTGAAGCTCAACACGGAACACACCGTGAAGCTTTTGGAATGGGAACTCGCCAACGAACTCAAGCACCTCGAAGACAAGTGGCACATGACCACGCTCGAAAAGATCTTTATCGAGAAAGAAGTCTACGAGGTCATCAAGAAGGCTAAGGACCGTGAACAAATTATCCGCCTCGTTCGCGAAGGCCTCACGCCTTACCTCAAGCGTCTGCACCGCAAAGAGGTTACAGACGAAGAAATCGGCAAGCTCATTGAAATTCCGATCCGCCGCATAAGCCATTACGACCGCGAAAAGGCCGACCAGCTCTTGAAGGAACTCGAAGAGAGCATCGCGACCTGCAAGTACAACCAGGAACACATTATCGATTACGCCGTGAATCACTTCAAGAACATCTTGAAGAAGTACGGCGAAGGCAAGGAACGCCGTACGCAGATTGCCGAATTCGGTAAGGTGAACGCCGTACACGTGGCGCTTGCAAACCAAAAGCTTTACGTGAACCGCAAGGAAGGTTTCGTAGGCACGGGCATGAAGAAGGAAGAATACCTCTTCGACGTGTCGGAATACGACGACTTGATCGTGTTCAAGGCCGATGGCAGCTTCAAGGTCGTGAAAGTCAGCGACAAGGACTTTGTCGGGAAAGACATTATCTTGGTCGAAAAGTTCAACAAGGACGACGAACGCCATATCTATAACGTTATCCACCAGGATGGCAAGGACGGCTATGCTTACATCAAGCGCTTCAACGTCGGCGGCGTGACCCGCGACAAGGATTACTACATGGGCAAGAACAAGCCTGG includes:
- a CDS encoding endo-1,4-beta-xylanase yields the protein MSMFSKIFKALTFVLASSTFSFAALADSASKFLGNIPVFGEIPEDFGTYWNQITPENECLWGHVEKTRGEYDWTGCDLAYNWARKNKAIFSFHTLLWGSQKPQWLGKTLDASETKKAWTDWIDAVKERYPDLEMIEVVNEAVKINNNNYHSGYTNSNLVEALGGDSGNYEFVVTAFKMARERWPKAILIYNDYNTIQWNKELAIDLVKKIKAQGAPIDAFGMQFHETTTQGSGKRKCLHFSVLKRALNDAHEQTGLPIYITQYDVGDKDDNLQKKCYIEHIPLLMETEYVKGITLWGYIYGKTWLEEGNSGLIKNGVDRPAMTWLKEYFKDSRVRRYMLGLANGAEKRLGNVIVDGQSIPEDYEDYWNEITTDNACTWIAVEKERGNYDFSKCDAVHQWTVLNRWDTRMPFKFRNLLKGTHLPHWLNGLDVNETKEAITAWFDAVAKHYPEIYQIEVVDGAVRNSTGHYHSGFDAYNNVIEALGGDDGDYKFVATAFNMARKRWPYAKLIYNDYDEMRWENDPTVNLILKLQEQNAAIDAFGLQAANWMIQGSGPEIKCIAGSTIRDGIQKIYDKIKIPLFITEYSIGTDDDNLQKACFAEHIPVFMESEYVAGVTLWGYIYGETPRMSPTNTGLIKNGNNRPAMDWLEQYFIKHWADSKNMWPLGIPTHPLDSLDSIALEKPEGIGDNGRNFGSKLRLEQSTLQNYDVFDVQGVRLGNLSAYGFSDASTRFKSASTVKTSGIYFLRNRTTGKMQSVRIAR
- a CDS encoding type II toxin-antitoxin system YafQ family toxin is translated as MYEVIWTSRFKKSYKLCQKRGLPLQELKDVVELLRTDQALDAKYHDHELVGEFHGTRELHIRPDWLLCYRKNQGILTLTLVATGSHSDLFSK
- a CDS encoding type II toxin-antitoxin system RelB/DinJ family antitoxin, which codes for MKNNIAIKPIKYLQMLYKRCIFDSMSTVAKNFRIDSDLNNQATALLEGLGLSMSQAVSMFLRQVVLQRGLPFEVKYPEYPKGLREAVAEAERLEADPKTKRYTDMNEMWADLDK
- a CDS encoding DNA gyrase/topoisomerase IV subunit A; its protein translation is MNQETPDTTLGLSNVNHLERLYDGWFLDYASYVILDRAVPYFEDGLKPVQRRILHSMFENHDGRYQKVATIVGRTMAYHPHGDASIGDALVGLGQKNLLIDTQGNWGNPYTGDRAAAPRYIEGRLTPFAVDVVFNPETTEWIPSYDGRSEEPVTLPVKFPLLLAQGVDGIAVGLSTSILPHNFRELCEASIACLRGKKFTLYPDFFTGGIIDVTDYNDGQRGGKVKVRAKIEKVDNKTLAIREIPYGTTTVSLIESIVKANDKGKIKIKHVDDNTSQGVEILVHLQPGTDPQVAIDALYAFTDCEKSLSPCTCVIIDKHPKFVGVSDILKLNTEHTVKLLEWELANELKHLEDKWHMTTLEKIFIEKEVYEVIKKAKDREQIIRLVREGLTPYLKRLHRKEVTDEEIGKLIEIPIRRISHYDREKADQLLKELEESIATCKYNQEHIIDYAVNHFKNILKKYGEGKERRTQIAEFGKVNAVHVALANQKLYVNRKEGFVGTGMKKEEYLFDVSEYDDLIVFKADGSFKVVKVSDKDFVGKDIILVEKFNKDDERHIYNVIHQDGKDGYAYIKRFNVGGVTRDKDYYMGKNKPGSKILYMSSNLNGEAEVVEVILKPRPRIKLNFEVDFSEVEVKGRGAIGNIVSKYPIKTVKRLRKGVSTLGARVLYFDAPSGIVSTQKKGDCLGEFGENDKLLIIKQDGSARVHNMADPILVGSNIKYLHKYDPAQVFTVLYFEGSNFNYMVKRFNLEGCPMTTEFSVVSDHKDTKLIELFATDDARELMEYQVGREVQKEELDLTEIAEVKGYKALGSKFTAKKIKRVSRISPADPFSDGSGESEGSSEDPSLF